The DNA sequence GCGAGGAACAGCCGGGCGTTAAACTGCTCGAGACTCAGGTCTCCATCGTTGTTGATAAACAGGTGATTGAAACGCGGCAGTGACTCCAGGGCAATCGGCCCCAGGCAGCTGCTGTCCACCGGCACCTCGCGCCAGCCCGCCGGGCTGAGCTCCTGAGCGCGCAGCTCCTCCTCAACCACATCGCGGGCCTTCTGGGCCTGGGCATCGTCGGTGCTGAGCATGATCGAGCCGACGCCGTAAACGTCAGTCAGCTCGGCGCCGCAGGCCTCCTTGGCCACGGTGCGCAGAAAGCCGTCCGGCTTCTGAAGCAGCAGGCCGCAACCGTCACCGGTCTTGCCGTCCGCCGCGATACCGCCGCGGTGGGTCATGCAGGTCAACGACTCGATGGCGGTTTCCAACAGGCGATGACTGGCCTTGCCCTTCAAATGGGCAATCAAGCCAAAGCCGCAGTTGTCTTTAAACTCATCTAACCTGTAGAGGCCCGTGGTCATACGCTGTCTCTCTCGATACCGATAGAATCCGGAACATGGCTCGCTCCGCTCACGCCCCAGACAAAAAAGCCCCTCCAAAAAGGGGCCAGGCAAATGGGCGCAGCATATTACCCGCAAGTGGCCCCAAAGGCAAGACGAGCGGGGCTCTCAGCGCCCAACAGTAAAGCTAATTTCGGCAAAATGGTGGTAAAAAGTCGAAATATTCAGTGATTTTCCGAGAACTCCCCCGGCTCCAGACAGACTGCCTGAATGACCGCTGAAGCCGGGCCCGTAGCACCGTCCGTCAGAACAGTCAGCAACACGGAGGGCCCACTCGACAAGCTACCACAGTTTTCCGAAGATACCTATACGGCCCGAACCGGATAAACGGTCAATTTGAGCGACCTTGCGCATTAGACAGCAATTCCCGGAGCCAGCTAGAATGGGGGCTCAGTGACACATTGGGTCGAAAGCAGCCCGGGTGTCAGCAGGAGAAACCAAAATCAAAACATCGGGACTTTGCATGCAGCTTACACATCTTTCGGGAAGCTTCCCTCGCGCTTTTTGGCGCATAGGCAAAACCGTCACCCTAACCTTTTTCTCCGTACTGCTTTTCTCAGGTTGCGAATGCGACACGGCGTGCGATGAGCGCATAACCGGAGGCTCCGACCCCAATAGCGGCGGCAGCAACGGTAGCAGCAGCTCAAGCGGCGGCACCCCAAACGGTGGTTCGGCCGACGATATTGCTTTGAACTGTTCCGAGTTAGACCCGGACACCGTTTATTTGTTGGGCTCGTTCCAGGAGTTCACGGGCGACCGGAGGGTTTTGATCGATCCGGAAGAACCAGAAGCACTATGTACGGCGTTTCCGGATGGAGTCGACGGAGGCGCTGTGACCAGTTCGGGCTCTCTGATCTATACCCACCATGGCAACAACGTTACCTTCGATGGAGGAACCATCTACCAGTTGACTCAGGATCCCCTGACCCTGAGCAGCGATGGATTGGAGTGGACTTACCCGATCAACCCTAACAACAACGACGAGCAGTTGCTATTTGGCAAATCCACCCAGCTGTTTATCCATCACGATAGCTCTGCCGCCGAGGTCGTTGACATCTACCAGGCGAAACTGGAATCAACCGACAAAGTCATATACCGTAACGACGAGTCTGATCCCTACTACACGCTGGAGCGCTCCGATCCATTCGACTCGCAAGTCTACATGCTGGGCGTCACACCTGATGGCTCGCTGTTGATGGGCGACTCTCAAACAGGCCTCATACTGGTAGACACCGACAGACAACTGACCCGGCTAGATGCTCCCGGCACACCGCCCTACCGCTTCAAGGAAACATCACGCCTGTTCACGGACTCAGTGACCGGGAGCCCAAGCGTCTGGGTCGTGCTCGAAGAGTTCAACGGCGCTGACACACCCAGCGACTGGCGTCGGTGGAGCCTGGACCTGACCACCCTGACCGTCAGCGACGACGGCCTGTTTGCCACACCCCCTCAGGACGTGGCGACGGAAACCGACAAGCTGAAGCTGGACGCTGACGGGGTGCTATGGCAGATCGCCTACAGCCCACTTGATGCCGAGCAGAACCTGACCTCTTACCTTGTGCGCAAACCCACACAGGCCTCGGGAGAGAGCTCCGCGATCATATACAGTGACGCCTACAACCCTGACGACACACGCTCCTGGAGCCGACAGGAACGTCCGTTCGCGAGAATTGGGCTCATCGGCGAGCTTGTCACGGCTCCTTAGTCTCGCCTTTTAGGCTACAAGCCTCGCAGCTCCCGTATCTCGCCATGCAGCTCACCCAATCGGCGGGGCCAAGGCCCCGCCTTCCTCTGGTCCTCAGGTAAGTCATTGATCGCCTCTCTGGCTGACTCAGTGCTTGAATAGCGACCGGTTACCACCACAAACCAGGGCTTCCCCTGACGGAGGGTTTCAAAGCTCAGGAGCTGTTGCCGGTTGGGCTGTGCCTCAATATAGCGATCCACCGATGCCCGGGAGCTGGCACCCAGAAGCTGTAGGGTATACTCGGAGGCGCGCCAGGAGAGCAGCACCTGCTCGTCTTCCGGAATGTCGGGCAAGCTGGAAGCCTGAGCAACGGCCGGCTCTTCCGAAGGGGGCTGCTCGGTCGGAGTTTTCGCCCCGGCCGCCGGCGCCGATGTTTCCTCGGGCTCAGACGCTTCATCGGGCTGTGGGATCTCCGGACGCTCCTCCACCGATGGTTCGGGGGACGGCGATTCGGGCAGCGCCCGCTCTGGCGCGGCCGACTCGGGTGTCTGGACGGTTTCTGCAGCGGGCTCCGATTCTGCAGAGGACTCCAGCTCTGTACGGTTGGACGCCTCGTTGCTGGGAGACAGCGTCAGGGTCTGGGTTTCTCTCGACTCGGGCAGCCGTGTCGTCGACTCACGCTCAGGGGCTCCGGAATCACCCTGATAGATAAACACCATCAACAGCACACCAAGCAGCACAGCAATCACCACAATATGCACCAGCGGCAGGGCATTGCGGCGCTCCCCCGGCCTGCCCGAGCTGGCGCGGGCGGAAACCGATTCAAGCAGCCAGCGACGGGCCTGCTCGTGCAGCCGGGGAATCCGCCCCTCAGCCCGACGCCACCAGGGTTCCACCTTTTCCTCGGTGAACAGCTCCGGCCCCATATAGTCGGCCATTTCCATGCGGAAGTTGAGGTAATCGGTGGCTTCTTCAAGGGAGAGTGGCGCCAGGTCGAAATCGTGGATCAGCACGTCGTGCATGTTGAACTGATCCAGCCGTGTGACCATCTCAGAGTCGGCAAACAGCACGATGTGCAGGCGCCGACCGGTGGAGTCCTGCCCCTGCAACAGACTGATCAGGGCTCCAAGTGTTTT is a window from the Marinimicrobium koreense genome containing:
- a CDS encoding SPOR domain-containing protein — translated: MNTDPTDSSEHDNLAGQSAAPESPVADYRQYYGLSEDPFRDDPEFAFFGGGGRRALLEQLQHLCQFSASLLAVLGKSGVGKSRVALELANSFQFDDDICLLTAEPGAGAEAVLGQMARHFALSVDDNPSVGRLLAALRHFAQIADEEDRLALTIIDDAHHLDEKTLGALISLLQGQDSTGRRLHIVLFADSEMVTRLDQFNMHDVLIHDFDLAPLSLEEATDYLNFRMEMADYMGPELFTEEKVEPWWRRAEGRIPRLHEQARRWLLESVSARASSGRPGERRNALPLVHIVVIAVLLGVLLMVFIYQGDSGAPERESTTRLPESRETQTLTLSPSNEASNRTELESSAESEPAAETVQTPESAAPERALPESPSPEPSVEERPEIPQPDEASEPEETSAPAAGAKTPTEQPPSEEPAVAQASSLPDIPEDEQVLLSWRASEYTLQLLGASSRASVDRYIEAQPNRQQLLSFETLRQGKPWFVVVTGRYSSTESAREAINDLPEDQRKAGPWPRRLGELHGEIRELRGL